The nucleotide sequence TTCTTTATAGATACCGGGCTCATTGGTCAGGATCATCCCTGCTTCCAGTTTTACGGTATTAGGGGTCTGGCTCAGCCGCTGGGGACCTTCATGAACATTCAAAAACATGCCCACCCCATGACCTGTACCGCATTTGTAATCCATGCCGTATTTCCAGATGGGCTGTCTGGCCAGGACATCTAAGTTCGAGCCTGTAGCACCGTAAAGGAATTTAACGGTGGCTAAGGCGATATGTCCCTTCAGCACCAAGGTAAAATCTCTTTTTTCTTCTTCAGTCAGGGGCCCTAAAACGATGGTACGGGTGATGTCCGTGGTGCCGCCGAAGTATTGACCGCCTGAATCCACCAAAAGAAATCCTTCCGCTGCCAAGGTGTAAGCTTTTTCCGGAGTGGCCTTATAGTGCATCATGGCGGCATGATCTTTATAGCCGGCAATAGTATCGAAACTCAGGCCCACACATTCCTTGTTGGCTCTCCGTAAGGTTTCCAGGGTATCTTCAGCCGAGAGTTCGGTTATTTCTTCCTTGCCCAGGGTGGTTTTAAGCCATTTGATAAAGCGGACCATCGCCACTCCGTCATGGATATTACTGGTCTTTAGGTTATCCAGTTCTATCTCATTTTTAATAGCCTTCAGCATCGTGGTGGGATTGGTTCCCTCGACCTTCTTCGCTTGAGGATGGATGGCATGGTCAAGAATTGCGTTGACGAACTCCGGATCGATAAGAACGGCATCATCCCCGCCAAGCCCCTGCAGAAGCCCGGCGACAGCGTCATAGCCTTTGATTTGGATCCCATCTCTCTCCAGCTCGGCTTTTACCGGAGCCGGAACCTTGCCCGGATCGATACATAAGGTGCACGCATCCTCGGTAACCAGGACATGAGCAATGGTCACCGGGTTGTTGGGGACATCGGCCCCCCGGATATTTAAGAGCCAGGCGATATCATCCAGGGCTGTCAGTACATGAACATTGGCTCCCTTGCCTTTCATCTGCTGACGCAGATCATTGAGCTTCTCTACCCGGGAACGCCCCGCATAGCTTACGTCATGAACGAAGATATCCCGGGCAGGGATGGGAGGGCGATCTTGCCATAACTGCCCCACCAGATCCTGGTCGAATTTTATGGTAATTCTGCCTGCCCATTCTTTTTCCATGTCTCTAAGCTGTTTGGCCGAAAAAACATGTCCGTCCAAGCCAAGGGTGCTTCCCTCCGGTAAATTCTCTTTTAACCACTCTATATAGCTGGGCACTTGAGGGTCGGCTGCCTTGAACAAACGAATTCCTGAATTGCGGAGCTGTTGTTCCGCTTGAATGTAATAGCGGCCATCTGTCCATAAACCTGCATCCTTCAAAGTAATGACTACTGTTCCGGCGGAGCCGGTAAAGCCGGAAATCCACTGCCGGCTTTTAAAATGGTCGGCGACATATTCGCTGAGATGGGAGTCGGAGCTGGGAATAATATAGGCAGCCAGGCCATTATCCGTCATCAGCTTTCTGAGCTCGGCAACCCGCCCTTGAATGTCCATGTTTTTACCTCACTTGCGCTGTAATTTTGGGAAATTTCACTATTAAATAGTGATGAGACTAAATATTGATGAGGCGTTTGGCCTCGGCCATAGCGGTGACGATATCATACATATTGGCCACCTGGCCTACTGCCAGTTGCTTGGTAATGCCATAATAGTTCAGGCAGGTACCGCAGGTTTGAATGATGGTTCCTTGAGCCGCCATGGCTTTTAAATCTTCTATACTGTTAGAGTCCTTACTGGTCAGATGGGCTCCGGAATTAAAGAAGAGAAGGCGGGCAGGCGGCGGGGTCAGCTCTCTGAGGGAATAGATAAAACCTTTGAGGAGAATTCGTCCCAGTTCTTCGCTGCCTTCTCCCATGGTGTTCCGTCCGATGGCGACCACCAGGCCTGAATCTTCCGCCGTTCCGGAGGTTTCAACAGCACAGCCTTCTCCGGCAACAATGGTGACTTCAATGACGCCGTTGTCTTTTTCCAGATACTCAGCCTGATATCCCATGCCTTCGGCCATCTTTTGCAGATTTTGCCGCGATATGTCGTTATCCACCAGTACGGTCACGACTCCCCCTGCTTCGCCCAATTCTGCCAAGGCTTTCTTGGCACGAATCACGGGAATAGGGCACACTTGTCCCAGAGCATCGATGGTTATCATTAAATCGTCCTCCTTATCTAAATCCGCAGGCTAAGCCGGCGGTGTTTTAATATTGTCAGGCTGCCATGCTGCTTTAGGTTATCACTGATGATTCAAATTTATGTTCATTGTGCTGATCTCTCGGAAAACAAGGCGGGGCAGAATGAAAAGCGGGACCTGTCCCCTTGATTCACCTTAGAAGAATGGGGAGAGCCTGGCGGGAAACAACTTCTCCGATCAGTGCTGCTTGGGGCTCTGCCTCCTGTATAGCACGCAAAGCCTCCTGGGCGCAATCTCCGGGCACACTGAGCAGCAGCCCTCCCGAGGTCTGGGGATCGAGCATCAGCTCCTGTAACGGAAAGGGAATATCTTTAAATTCCACCGCTCCCTCCATAAAGTTGCGATTGCGCTGACCGGCTGCGGTCAGCAGATATCCTTGGGCATAAGTATATGCTTGAGCAATATAAGGCAGCTCCGAAGGGTGAAGCACAATGGTCGTGGACCCTCCGGCCATCTCCCGGGCGTGGGCAAGAAGCCCAAAGCCGGTGATATCCGTACAGGCATGAATGGGAAAGTCGCGGGCTTTTTCAGCCGCATATTTATTGAGACGCTGCATGGAAGCCAGGGCCGCCTCTATAGCCTCTGCTTCCGCCATTTCTCCCCGCAGGGCAGCCATGACAATGCCAACCCCCAGGGGTTTGGTGAGAATCAACCGGTCCCCGGGCTGGGGGGTATTGTTCTTCCAGATTCTCCGGGGATCAAGCCGCCCTGTGACCGCCAGGCCATATTTGGGCTCCCGATCATAGATGGAATGCCCCCCACAGAGAACGGCTCCCGCTTCCTGGAGCTTCTCCGCTCCTCCTGCCAAGATCTCCCCTAAGTCCTGGATGTCCTCCCGCTCAGGATAGCAGACAAGGTTCAGAGCAAAAAGGGGGGCTCCTCCCATGGCATAGACATCACTTAAGGCATTAGCTGCGGCAATGCGCCCAAAGGTCCGCGGGTCCTCTACCATAGGTGTAAAGAAATCCACGGTAGAAACGATGGCTGTATCTTCATTTATCTGGTAAACCGCCGCATCGTCTGAAGCATCAAAGCCTACCAAAAGCTGAGGATCCTGAAAAACCGGCAAACCGGAAAGAACTTTGGATAATTCACCAGGCCCGATTTTAGCTCCGCATCCTCCTGTGGTACAGCTTGATAAAAAAGACTTCATCTGCTGAATATCTCCTTTCCGTGCCTAGTACTCTGTAACACCTAATTCCTCATCGTTTTAAGTATTACAGAGTATTAGGCAAGAATTCTTCTTCTATCATAACGCTTTCATTTGATTTATGCCAGATTAAGCCGTATATAAAAATAGAGAAGCCACGGAAGCGGCTTCATCTTTTTCAAACTATTAAAAATATAGCGCCTAATAGGCAGGAAAATAGTATAAAAAATCGAAAACCTAGATAGCCGAAGCTCTTGATAGAAGCGCATAAGATTGAAGGAGTGAATTATTTTGCTAAAAAAGAAAATCATTACAGCATTTTTCTTGGTAATGGTCGTAACATTAACCGGTTGTTCTTTCGGCTCCAATCAAGTATTCACTGTGGAGGGTCTCGCTCAGGAAAAGAATTTTTCTGTAGGTGAGTTAAACAAAAATTATCTGCTGGACCACCAATACAAGCATAAGGACGGAACCTTTATGTCTATAAATCTGACCGATATACACACCGAAGACGAGATTGTCCTGACGGATACTACCCTTCAGCACTCAGTTGTACTGACCAGCGCCGACTCTTTAGGGCACACCAAGGAAGCTTTGAACGACGCCCTGTTTTTTGAGCTTTATACCAATAAAGGCCGGAAAGCAAATCTTGATCTGCGCGTGTTCATGATCGAAGATGCTGAAGGCAAGAGCGAGATCATTTTGAACTGTGAGAAATTTGATATGACTTTATATGATTATCTCGTAATTGGTCCTGTGGAAGAGGCCGGCAATCAGCGCTTGCTCTTTGCTATCAAGCAAGAAGCCTAAGCGACAGGCAGTTTCGTTTTTAACCGCAGGATGATCGTAACCCCTTGTCCCGGGCGGTTAGCGATAGATAGGCCATAGTCTTCTCCATAATAGAGCCGGATCCTCTCTTCCACGTTTTTCAGGCCCACACCACCGAGCCGGAGGGGATCTTTTCCTTTCTCCATGTCCTCAAATCCCCCGCCATTATCCTCAACGGATAAAAACAGCTCATCCTTCTCCCCTTTTCGGGCAGTGATGCGGATCATTCCTCCCCCTGGCATTTTACGAATGCCATGATAGATAGCGTTTTCCACTAAGGGCTGGAGAAAGATTTTAGGTATGCTTATATCCATTAAACCATCCTCTGCCTGAATCTCGTAGGACAATTTATCCTGATAGCGCTCTTTCTGAATAAACAAGTACTGACGTACATGATCCAGTTCATCCCGAACGGTGGTGGTTTCGCTGCCTCCACGCAAGGATAGCCGGAAAAAGCGCGCCATGGCTTTACTCACGGATATAACTCGCTCTGTATTACCGAATTCGGCCAACCAGACAATGGTATCCAAGGTATTGTACAGAAAATGAGGATTGATCTGGCTATAAAGAGTCTTTAATTCACTGGCACGTAAAAACTGTTCCTTACTCCTGATTTCGTTCATCAGCTCCTGAATACGATCCAGCATGGAGAGAAAATGGGTGGATAGGCTGGCGATCTCAGCACTACCTACGACAGATACTTCTGTAGCCAATGACCCTTTTTCCACCTCTTCCATAGCTTTCTCCAATTGGCGGATGGGCCGGGCTACGCTGCTCGCATAGATAGCACTGCTCCCAAAGGCTGCCAAAAGGAGGACTGAGCCGAGCACAACCAACACGATCATGATCTCCGCTTCCATGCGCTTGACCCCATCCAGGGAAGCCACACCAACCAAGACCCAATCACTGTTGTTTAAGTCATAGCGATGGGTAAGCTTATATTCCCGGGAAAGTTCATTGCCTTCCATCTCCAGCATGTCTATGAGCTCTAAGCGTTTTTCTTCCTGACTGAAGTACTCCGGATTAGGATGGTAGACCACGCGCTGACTTTGATTAAGAATATAGGAGTAGCCCTCTTGCCCTAGATTCATATCCTTCAAAATGGATTCGATGGCATCATATTTGAGATCAATACGCAACACGCCAAGGTGTTTCTTCTTCTCATCGGTAAGCTCCCGTCCTAGGGAAATGACCCAATTGTCCTTGTCCATAGAAAACTCCTGCATTCTTGCGGAGGTAAGGATGGGCATAGTACTCCCCAGTGCCTCCTGATACCACTCCTGATCCTGAATGTCCCCTGAATAATGCATCTCTAAATTCTGCTCGTTGGTAATAAGCTGCCCCTTGGCGCCGATCAGAATGATGGAGGCAATCTCAGGATTGGTGTTCAACATCCCTTGAATCATTCTCTCGATATCTCTCCGCTCATCACCGGTCAAATAGTCAGTGCCGGATTGATCGAAGTACCGATGCACTTGAGGGCTTTCTGCCAATAGATCAGAAAGCCCTTTTAATTGATCAATATACATTTCCAATTGACGGCCGCTTTTATCGATGGCTGTAGCCGTGGTCTTGGCCACTTCCTGGCTCACAATCCTTGTGGTACTGAAGAAAAGAGCCAATCCCATCGCCCCGACAATAAACAAGCTAGCTACAAGGTAAAAGACAAGAATCTGAGTACGAATACCCCATAAACGCCAGGGTTTCATCATATATTTCCCCCCATAGTATCCCTGTAGCTGTTAGGTGACAGGCCATAGCGCTTTTTAAAGCAAGTACTGAAGTAACTTGGATCGTCAAAACCAACTTTTTCGGCAATTTCATAGATCTTGTAAGATGTGACCAACAGCAATATCTTAGAGCGTTCCAAGCGCATGGTTGTTAGATATTCTTGAAAAGGAATGCCAAAATTCTGTTTAAAAACTGTGCTCAGATAGCCGCTGCTTAAGTTGATTTCTTCGGCAAGACGCCCGAGGGAAAAAGCCGGCTCAGAGAGGGAATGGTTCATCACCTGAAGGATCATATCCCGATAGTGATGGTGGCCTTCATTTCCCCCATGCTCTAATTGTTTCAGGCTCGCCAAGGATTCCATAGCTCGTCTTTGCTCCGCTTTTTCTTTAAGATCATTGACTAATTTGCTCAAAAGCTCCAGGATATCGCTGCGTGAAACCGGCTTGAGCAGGTAATCGTCCACTCCCGCCTTTAAGGCTGTGACCGCATATTCAAAATAATCATAGCCGGTAATGATAGCCACCCGGATTTCCGGGTCCACGGCTTTGATTTCCCGGGCTAAATTAAGACCGTCCATGTTGGGCATGTTGATATCGGCCAGCACAATATCCGGGCGCTTTTCCTTTACAATATCCAGCGCCCGCGCACCATCTTCGGCTTCATAAACTTCACTGATGCTCTGTTCCTGGAAGTTAATGAGCTGTTTGATACCTTGGCGGATTATGGGCTCATCATCAACAATCAGCAGTTTATACATGATCTTTTGAACCCTCACTTTCCCGCCAACAGCCTGAATTTGACAATTCCACAGCCTGAAGATATCATTCTATCCTGCTGAGATACTGTCCATAGCCCTTCTCTTGAAGCTCGGATAAGGGAATAAAGCGCAGGGCGGCACTATTGATGCAATAGCGAAGACCGCCATCCTCCGGGGGACCGTCGTTAAAGAGATGCCCCAGATGGGAATCCCCGGCCCGGCTGCGAACCTCGATTCTCTTCATGCCAAAGGTAGAATCCTCTTTTTCTATAATGACTTCCTGAGCAATGGGCCGGTTAAAACTGGGCCACCCCGTTCCCGAATCAAATTTGTCTTTTGAAGCAAACAAGGGCTCCCCCGTCACCACATCCACATATAAACCCTGTTCATGATGATCCCAGTATTCATTAGCGAAGGAGCGTTCTGTGGCGTCCTTTTGGGTCACGGCATATTGCAGATCGGTCAAGGTTTTACGCAGTACATCATCACTGGGTTTATTATAAAGTCCAGGATCAATGTTCACAAGTTTTTGCTCTTCTATGGGCGAAAAATCAATATGGGAGTAGCCATGGGGATTCTTGACAAGATAATCCTGGTGGTATTCCTCCGCTTCATAAAAATGGGCCAGAGGGAGCACTTCAGTAACAATAGGCTTTTTATACTTGTTTTGCTCCTCCGTTATGACCTTAAGAATGATCTCACGGTCAACTTCATTTTGATAATAAATCCCTGTGCGGTACTGAGTACCCACATCATTTCCCTGGCGATTCAAAGAGGTTGGATCGATGATCCTAAAGAAGTATTCCAAAATGGTTTTCAGGTCAACCCGCTCCGGATCATAACGAACATGAGCCGTTTCAGCGTGTCCCGAATCCCGATAGCAAACATCCTCATAGGTTGGGTTTTCGGTGTTCCCGTTGGCATAGCCCACCGTCACATCGGCCACACCGTAAATTCTTGAGAGATAGGCATCCACATCCCAGAAACAACCCCCGGCTATCCATATCTCCTGAAGTTCTTTTCCTTCATAGGAGACTCCCATATTGGGGTTATCCGGAAATCGCTTTGCGGATTCAGCCGGCACCGCTGCCTCACTGCAACCGGTACCGACAATGGATAAGAATATTAACATAGCAACACTAAGAAGAATCCGGCTTACCTTGATTTTCACGGTGCCCACTCATCCTTTCCTGAATGATTTATGTTCCTCTACTTATTACTATTTTCTTTTTTCATACTATCGGCCATGCTGTCTTTCTCCATCATGTCTCCGGATTTGCTGTCATCTTTCATCATATCTCCGCTCTTGCCGTCTTTCTCCATCATATCTCCACTCTTGCCGTCTTCTTTCATCATGTCTTCACTCTTGCTGTCTTCCTTCATCATATCTCCACTCTTGCTGTCATCTTTCATCATGTCTCCGCTCTTGTTGTCTTCTTTCATGGTGTCTTCCATCTTGGGGGCATCTTTCATGTCGTTTCCTTGAGCAGCGCTGCTGCCACAGCCACTTAATCCAAGTACAGTGGTAATAAGGAGTAGCGTCAGTAATAGTTTTTTCATCCTTTAAGCACCTCTTCTTTATTTAATTCATCCCTGGGGGCATGCCCGGGGAGTGTAATTGTCTTCATTATAGGCTGCTATTTGATTCGCCGGAATTGAATGGTATCGGATAAAACCTGAATTTAAGCAGGTATTTATACTATTGCTTGCAAGAATTATTTCGGAGGCCTATGCCTCACCTCACTCACAATATGCCACTCATTCAGCATCTGAACGCCAATGGATGCTAAGCTACCTGTCAAACAAAATTTTCATTATACGTAATGCAGCTTCAGCTGCATAGATGTCTGATACAAAAAATTAACAGCCGGTCCATTATGAACTGGCTGTTAATTTTTTAGTATTCGTTCACCACGCTGGTGGCTGTTTTGGCTCTTTTATTCGGACTAATCCGGGGCTGACTGAGACTCTTATTTAAGGATTATCTCATTCTTTGCGGAGGGGGTGCTTCATCAGCCTTCCCGGCATAGGTCTGCACGAAGGAGGCATACCTTTCCGCCTCATCCCCTACAACGACCAAGTCCGTATCCAGCCAATTCCTGCGCCTGATCGCCACCATTGCCCAATCCTCAGCCTTTCCCTTGATATACTGTTGGGCCCCTGCTGTTCCTTTCGACCAGATTTGACCGGAAGGCAAAACCAATTCCAAATAAATTGGCGTATCAGGCATCTCAACGCCATGGATCCGATAAGAATTGGGGCGGGCCTGCCAGGAGAGAAAGAGGGTGTGAACGATTCGCTCCGCCACTTTTACAGGAATTTTCAGGTGATCATAAACATCGGTGGAATGGGCCCATAATTCCATCAGGCGGGCTGAGGCCAGGGATTTAGCCGCCATCGGCAAGTTAGGCGCCCAGGGTATGCGTGCCTTGGGATCGCTGTTGTATAAAGCCCAGTTCATCTTGGTGCGGACCTGGCGCCACCAACTCAATACTTCGGCCTTGCTCATGTTCCGTTTTTCCGGACATCTGTAGAATTCATCATGGGTGCCCGGCGGATTGGCATCCCCCAAACTTTCAGCTTCACCTAAAATCAATTTCCCTGCCGCCTCATCAAAAAGAGCAATATGAATGATCTCATCTTTAATGGTCCACAGCCCCGGAACTTCCTCCTGCAAACCCATCGGTTTAATCACTTCCTGCCATTGCTGTTCTGTCAGATTATCCACCAAACTGTCCACCAAAGACTGTTCCGCCAGTAGATCATTGAGTATGGCTTTCATCGCCCATCTCCCCTATCTTAAGCATTTAATTTCACATCGTTTCCGGAAAATCCTTACGGGCAAAAGTGGTCCGGAGCTTGTACTTTTGAATCTTCCCCGCCTGATCCACCGGAAATTCATCCACAAATTCCACCCGGCGGGGTTTTTTATAGCCGGCCAGGTATTTTTTACAGTGTTCCTGAATCCCCTCCCCCGTTACAGCCTGCCCGGGCTTAGTCTTAATCACCGCCATCACGGCTTCCCCAAACCTGGGGTCCGGTACCCCAATCACCGCACAGTCATGAACGGCGGAATGAGTACGGATAACCCCTTCCACTTCCTGAGCGAAAACATTTTCTCCTCCGGACTTAATCATATCCTTTTTGCGATCCATGAAATAGTAATAGCCCTTTTCATCTTTCCTCAGCAGATCCCCGGTATAGACCCAGCCCCCTTTGATCACTTCCTCGGTCAGTTCCGGTTGATTATAATAACCGGTCATCACCGAGGGGCCCCGGGCGATGCATTCACCGGTTTCGCCAACCGGGACTTCCCGGCCGCTCTCATCCACAAGCCGCAATTCGAGGAAAGACATCTCTTTCCCTACACTTTTGGTCAGCTCCGGGTTGTTTTCGAGCACCTCCCGGGTCAGCACAAAGGTGGTGCCTACCCCGCCTGTTTCAGTAAGCCCATAACCGCACCGGACGACACAGTTAGGGAAAACCTCATAGAGTTTGTGGACAATCTCCGGCGAAGTACCTCCCGCCGATGAATGAACGGACTTGACGGAACTCAGGTCGTATTCCGCAAGTGAGGGCAAGGCGAAAATCCGGTGATAGGAAGAGGGCGGCAGCAGCATGACATTGGTAACTCTCTCCTCCTGAATCTGCCGCAGAATTTTCTCCGGTTCAAATCCGTCACAGACAATCAACGTGTTACCCGCCCCGATGGCCACATTCAGCCAGGAGAGCCCGGCCTGGTGGCATAAAGGAGACTGGGTCAGCATCACCCGGTCAGGCCCTCCCAGTTCCAAGGCTGTTGTGATGCCGATCACCTGGAAAATCTCCTGCCGTTGGGTTCTCATCACCCCTTTGGAACGCCCGGTTGTTCCTCCGGTAAACTGTATTCTGCACAAATCTTCTTCGCCGATCAGTACATCCGGTTCTTCCTCATGGTCATGGTCTGTCAAGGCCTCAAAAGCATACTCTCCCTGTATTGGTTGTTCACCCACCCGTATCACCAAGGAGATCGTCTTAACATTCTCCTTGACTTGCCGGACTTGATCATCAAAAAGCTCATGATAGACGAACACTTGGCAATCTGCCTGCTCAAGCAGACAGCCAATCTCCTGGGAAGCCAGACGATAGTTTATGGCTACCGAGACGGCTCCGATCTTTTGCACCGCATAGTAAAGTTCGACAATCCGCAGTCCATTGGGCAGCAGGTAAGCTACTTTATCCCCTTTTGTCACTCCCAGCTCCAAAAGACCGTGAGCCAGCTTATTAACCCGCCTATTTAATTGAGCATAAGAGATGGGCTGCCGGTTACAGACGATTGCCGTTTTTTGCGGATATCGATTAGCATTTAAGGTCAAAAAAAA is from Desulfitobacterium chlororespirans DSM 11544 and encodes:
- a CDS encoding aminopeptidase P family protein → MDIQGRVAELRKLMTDNGLAAYIIPSSDSHLSEYVADHFKSRQWISGFTGSAGTVVITLKDAGLWTDGRYYIQAEQQLRNSGIRLFKAADPQVPSYIEWLKENLPEGSTLGLDGHVFSAKQLRDMEKEWAGRITIKFDQDLVGQLWQDRPPIPARDIFVHDVSYAGRSRVEKLNDLRQQMKGKGANVHVLTALDDIAWLLNIRGADVPNNPVTIAHVLVTEDACTLCIDPGKVPAPVKAELERDGIQIKGYDAVAGLLQGLGGDDAVLIDPEFVNAILDHAIHPQAKKVEGTNPTTMLKAIKNEIELDNLKTSNIHDGVAMVRFIKWLKTTLGKEEITELSAEDTLETLRRANKECVGLSFDTIAGYKDHAAMMHYKATPEKAYTLAAEGFLLVDSGGQYFGGTTDITRTIVLGPLTEEEKRDFTLVLKGHIALATVKFLYGATGSNLDVLARQPIWKYGMDYKCGTGHGVGMFLNVHEGPQRLSQTPNTVKLEAGMILTNEPGIYKEGKHGIRTENMMVVRKAEETEFGQFMGFEAVTYCPIDLGGVEQSLLTEEEQTWLNEYHKMVYTTLEPYLDAEEKAWLAQECGR
- the yedF gene encoding sulfurtransferase-like selenium metabolism protein YedF, whose product is MITIDALGQVCPIPVIRAKKALAELGEAGGVVTVLVDNDISRQNLQKMAEGMGYQAEYLEKDNGVIEVTIVAGEGCAVETSGTAEDSGLVVAIGRNTMGEGSEELGRILLKGFIYSLRELTPPPARLLFFNSGAHLTSKDSNSIEDLKAMAAQGTIIQTCGTCLNYYGITKQLAVGQVANMYDIVTAMAEAKRLINI
- the selD gene encoding selenide, water dikinase SelD translates to MKSFLSSCTTGGCGAKIGPGELSKVLSGLPVFQDPQLLVGFDASDDAAVYQINEDTAIVSTVDFFTPMVEDPRTFGRIAAANALSDVYAMGGAPLFALNLVCYPEREDIQDLGEILAGGAEKLQEAGAVLCGGHSIYDREPKYGLAVTGRLDPRRIWKNNTPQPGDRLILTKPLGVGIVMAALRGEMAEAEAIEAALASMQRLNKYAAEKARDFPIHACTDITGFGLLAHAREMAGGSTTIVLHPSELPYIAQAYTYAQGYLLTAAGQRNRNFMEGAVEFKDIPFPLQELMLDPQTSGGLLLSVPGDCAQEALRAIQEAEPQAALIGEVVSRQALPILLR
- a CDS encoding cache domain-containing sensor histidine kinase, giving the protein MMKPWRLWGIRTQILVFYLVASLFIVGAMGLALFFSTTRIVSQEVAKTTATAIDKSGRQLEMYIDQLKGLSDLLAESPQVHRYFDQSGTDYLTGDERRDIERMIQGMLNTNPEIASIILIGAKGQLITNEQNLEMHYSGDIQDQEWYQEALGSTMPILTSARMQEFSMDKDNWVISLGRELTDEKKKHLGVLRIDLKYDAIESILKDMNLGQEGYSYILNQSQRVVYHPNPEYFSQEEKRLELIDMLEMEGNELSREYKLTHRYDLNNSDWVLVGVASLDGVKRMEAEIMIVLVVLGSVLLLAAFGSSAIYASSVARPIRQLEKAMEEVEKGSLATEVSVVGSAEIASLSTHFLSMLDRIQELMNEIRSKEQFLRASELKTLYSQINPHFLYNTLDTIVWLAEFGNTERVISVSKAMARFFRLSLRGGSETTTVRDELDHVRQYLFIQKERYQDKLSYEIQAEDGLMDISIPKIFLQPLVENAIYHGIRKMPGGGMIRITARKGEKDELFLSVEDNGGGFEDMEKGKDPLRLGGVGLKNVEERIRLYYGEDYGLSIANRPGQGVTIILRLKTKLPVA
- a CDS encoding response regulator transcription factor, which produces MYKLLIVDDEPIIRQGIKQLINFQEQSISEVYEAEDGARALDIVKEKRPDIVLADINMPNMDGLNLAREIKAVDPEIRVAIITGYDYFEYAVTALKAGVDDYLLKPVSRSDILELLSKLVNDLKEKAEQRRAMESLASLKQLEHGGNEGHHHYRDMILQVMNHSLSEPAFSLGRLAEEINLSSGYLSTVFKQNFGIPFQEYLTTMRLERSKILLLVTSYKIYEIAEKVGFDDPSYFSTCFKKRYGLSPNSYRDTMGGNI
- the msrB gene encoding peptide-methionine (R)-S-oxide reductase MsrB yields the protein MKIKVSRILLSVAMLIFLSIVGTGCSEAAVPAESAKRFPDNPNMGVSYEGKELQEIWIAGGCFWDVDAYLSRIYGVADVTVGYANGNTENPTYEDVCYRDSGHAETAHVRYDPERVDLKTILEYFFRIIDPTSLNRQGNDVGTQYRTGIYYQNEVDREIILKVITEEQNKYKKPIVTEVLPLAHFYEAEEYHQDYLVKNPHGYSHIDFSPIEEQKLVNIDPGLYNKPSDDVLRKTLTDLQYAVTQKDATERSFANEYWDHHEQGLYVDVVTGEPLFASKDKFDSGTGWPSFNRPIAQEVIIEKEDSTFGMKRIEVRSRAGDSHLGHLFNDGPPEDGGLRYCINSAALRFIPLSELQEKGYGQYLSRIE
- a CDS encoding TIGR03084 family metal-binding protein, whose amino-acid sequence is MKAILNDLLAEQSLVDSLVDNLTEQQWQEVIKPMGLQEEVPGLWTIKDEIIHIALFDEAAGKLILGEAESLGDANPPGTHDEFYRCPEKRNMSKAEVLSWWRQVRTKMNWALYNSDPKARIPWAPNLPMAAKSLASARLMELWAHSTDVYDHLKIPVKVAERIVHTLFLSWQARPNSYRIHGVEMPDTPIYLELVLPSGQIWSKGTAGAQQYIKGKAEDWAMVAIRRRNWLDTDLVVVGDEAERYASFVQTYAGKADEAPPPQRMR
- a CDS encoding class I adenylate-forming enzyme family protein — protein: MNNLFPLHIGFFLTLNANRYPQKTAIVCNRQPISYAQLNRRVNKLAHGLLELGVTKGDKVAYLLPNGLRIVELYYAVQKIGAVSVAINYRLASQEIGCLLEQADCQVFVYHELFDDQVRQVKENVKTISLVIRVGEQPIQGEYAFEALTDHDHEEEPDVLIGEEDLCRIQFTGGTTGRSKGVMRTQRQEIFQVIGITTALELGGPDRVMLTQSPLCHQAGLSWLNVAIGAGNTLIVCDGFEPEKILRQIQEERVTNVMLLPPSSYHRIFALPSLAEYDLSSVKSVHSSAGGTSPEIVHKLYEVFPNCVVRCGYGLTETGGVGTTFVLTREVLENNPELTKSVGKEMSFLELRLVDESGREVPVGETGECIARGPSVMTGYYNQPELTEEVIKGGWVYTGDLLRKDEKGYYYFMDRKKDMIKSGGENVFAQEVEGVIRTHSAVHDCAVIGVPDPRFGEAVMAVIKTKPGQAVTGEGIQEHCKKYLAGYKKPRRVEFVDEFPVDQAGKIQKYKLRTTFARKDFPETM